The proteins below are encoded in one region of Streptomyces roseirectus:
- a CDS encoding acyltransferase, producing MDQQHETVRRFDHCPWLFAGEAGEAERAAQHERQARIDGDVGIGERCYVAESAAVFPDWLRLGDDSYIAAHAYVTGEVTAGSDCTLNPYTTVRGKVTLGNAVRIGAHTSLLGFNHSMAPDRPVFRQPQTSRGITIGDDVWIGSHVVVVDGVTVGDHCVIGAGAVVTKDLPAWTVAAGNPARPLRDRREPRSQGPVDGVQRDGTQLPAYTPASSPATPTPIPPDPLARFADTVRAQAPDLIARCWNGDHYTDRPGTAPTLRAHCDAVEIADLLLARVPDQLTPEEHVKRLAGAQDPATGLVPELGGPVTAPEADGFVGGGAELYHILSVGYALDLLGASFPQPVRGVQEMTASQLTARLDGLTWKDEAWGAGAWIDAWATAAHWNRRDHTGLRPGTLEALCGWLLTRADPWTGMWGAPSPTDGRLQVVNGYYRLTRGSFAQFGLPVPHAERVVDAVLDHSRDPRHFGAARDNACNVLDVAHPLWLTTRQLGTSAHRLPEVHVWAERQLALILPRWRDGEGFAFGPTNPEPGLQGTEMWLAIVWYLADLLGRADSLGYRPRGVHRPEPAGAPR from the coding sequence GTGGATCAACAGCACGAAACGGTACGGCGGTTCGATCACTGTCCATGGCTGTTCGCCGGTGAGGCGGGCGAGGCGGAGCGGGCCGCGCAGCACGAGCGGCAGGCCCGGATCGACGGGGACGTCGGGATCGGCGAGCGGTGTTACGTCGCCGAGTCGGCGGCCGTGTTCCCCGACTGGCTGCGGCTCGGGGACGACTCGTACATCGCCGCGCACGCCTACGTCACCGGAGAGGTGACCGCCGGTTCCGACTGCACCCTCAACCCGTACACCACGGTGCGGGGCAAGGTCACGCTCGGGAACGCCGTGCGGATCGGCGCGCACACCTCGCTGCTGGGCTTCAACCACTCCATGGCCCCCGACCGGCCGGTGTTCCGGCAGCCGCAGACCAGCCGGGGCATCACGATCGGCGACGACGTGTGGATCGGGTCCCACGTGGTCGTGGTGGACGGGGTCACGGTCGGCGACCACTGCGTCATCGGGGCGGGCGCGGTGGTGACGAAGGACCTGCCCGCGTGGACGGTGGCCGCGGGGAACCCGGCACGACCGCTGAGGGACCGCCGGGAGCCGCGGTCGCAGGGGCCCGTCGACGGGGTTCAGCGAGACGGCACACAGCTCCCGGCGTACACCCCCGCCTCCTCGCCGGCCACCCCCACGCCGATCCCCCCGGACCCCCTCGCCCGTTTCGCCGACACCGTCCGCGCCCAGGCCCCCGACCTCATCGCCCGCTGCTGGAACGGCGACCACTACACCGACCGCCCCGGCACCGCACCCACCCTGCGCGCGCACTGCGACGCCGTGGAAATCGCGGACCTCCTCCTGGCGCGCGTTCCGGACCAGTTGACGCCCGAGGAGCACGTGAAGCGTCTCGCCGGCGCCCAGGACCCGGCCACCGGCCTCGTCCCCGAACTCGGCGGCCCGGTCACCGCTCCCGAGGCGGACGGCTTCGTCGGCGGCGGCGCCGAGCTGTACCACATCCTGTCCGTCGGCTACGCCCTCGACCTCCTCGGCGCTTCCTTCCCCCAACCCGTGCGCGGCGTCCAGGAGATGACGGCGAGTCAGCTCACGGCGCGCCTCGACGGGCTCACCTGGAAGGACGAGGCGTGGGGGGCCGGCGCGTGGATCGACGCGTGGGCGACGGCCGCGCACTGGAACCGGCGTGACCACACCGGCCTGCGACCGGGCACGCTGGAGGCCCTGTGCGGCTGGCTCCTGACCCGCGCCGACCCGTGGACCGGCATGTGGGGCGCCCCCTCCCCCACGGACGGCCGCCTCCAGGTCGTGAACGGCTACTACCGGCTCACCCGGGGCTCCTTCGCCCAGTTCGGCCTCCCGGTCCCGCACGCCGAGCGGGTCGTGGACGCGGTCCTGGACCACTCCCGGGACCCCCGCCACTTCGGCGCGGCCCGCGACAACGCGTGCAACGTCCTGGACGTCGCCCACCCCCTGTGGCTGACGACCCGTCAACTCGGCACGTCCGCCCACCGGTTGCCGGAGGTCCATGTCTGGGCGGAGCGGCAGCTCGCGCTGATCCTGCCGCGCTGGCGTGACGGCGAGGGCTTCGCCTTCGGTCCGACGAACCCCGAACCGGGCCTCCAGGGCACCGAGATGTGGCTCGCGATCGTCTGGTACCTCGCCGATCTCCTGGGCCGCGCCGACTCCCTCGGCTACCGCCCGCGCGGCGTCCACCGCCCCGAACCCGCCGGAGCCCCGCGATGA
- a CDS encoding LuxR C-terminal-related transcriptional regulator → MTTVREGGLPSQVTGFVGRRQALADVRRGLRTARLLTLTGAGGIGKTRLALAVAETSAREFPDGVWVAPLAPTRTDAAVPGATATALGLPDLGVRPALEQLTEHLAHRRALLVLDNCEHVVDACAELSRALLLACPGLRILATSRRTLDTPGETVHAVPALPPEEAAELLRVRAAESGVGHRVREAADAEVTRLCAGLDGLPLAIELAASRLDTVSVEEMTVRLADRSAGPTALPALRAAIDWSHGLCTPAERALWNRLSVFAGGFTLEAAEEVCGGDSVSRCEVVDLLDRLVSQSIVLVDDVDGTSRYRMLEALRAYGREHLNNLGERDELLRRHRAFYLTLARRTTSDWFGPGQEEALSHLRAEHANILAALERPTGPETRGERPADSGTAARRPAGPEADGVWSADCESAGRRLRSGVAVARAAGSGAAVRGSAGPEADGVWSADCESAGRRLGSGVAVAPAADSGAVQARTAGVEAATQLHPAGPEVAQAHPADPGAAQVRPVDPEAPQPLPVAPGMDPQHHSVDPEVTPAGPADPEAVPTDPAGSSGAQPHLADTPAAPTDQADPEAAQPRPADPSAQARLALAAALGFHWCCNGFVGEGRRRLDEALADAPEPTEARAAALWTAAWVAQMQGDLDTADRRLDEADALAVRLGGPLLRAYVRGERGTLALYRGRPHDAVPLFESAVAEQSASEGEQSALRWLFQLSLAHLYLGDPRSAETARRAIATAEAHGERLTRAYALWVLGYDAWLRGSPEESTALTRACLEIHQGFHDHAGVAMALEVLAWGTAALGDHPRAARLLGALRPLAWELGPTAAGQFAEPHARCETAILDALGPDAYAEALAEGGRYDTPRRAVALALGAPDTGRAPVTLTRKEREVAACVARGLTTHQICTALGRSPRTVDGHLNSVLTKLGFIRPSQIAAWWTATDQAHVPEPDA, encoded by the coding sequence ATGACGACTGTGCGCGAAGGGGGCCTTCCCTCGCAGGTCACGGGCTTCGTGGGCCGGCGGCAGGCCCTGGCCGACGTCCGGCGCGGCCTGCGCACCGCGCGGCTGCTGACGCTCACCGGAGCGGGCGGCATCGGCAAGACCCGCCTCGCGCTGGCCGTCGCCGAGACGAGCGCGCGCGAGTTCCCGGACGGCGTGTGGGTCGCGCCGCTCGCCCCCACCCGGACGGACGCGGCGGTGCCCGGCGCGACCGCCACCGCCCTCGGCCTGCCCGACCTCGGCGTGCGCCCGGCGCTGGAACAGCTCACCGAACACCTCGCTCACCGCCGCGCCCTGCTGGTCCTCGACAACTGCGAGCACGTCGTCGACGCCTGCGCCGAGCTGTCCCGCGCCCTCCTGCTCGCCTGCCCCGGCCTGCGGATCCTCGCGACGAGCCGCCGCACGCTCGACACCCCCGGCGAGACCGTCCACGCCGTGCCCGCGCTGCCGCCCGAGGAAGCGGCCGAACTGCTGCGCGTCCGCGCCGCCGAGAGCGGCGTCGGCCACCGCGTCCGCGAGGCCGCCGACGCCGAGGTCACACGGCTCTGCGCCGGCCTGGACGGGCTGCCGCTCGCCATCGAGCTGGCCGCGTCCCGACTGGACACGGTCAGCGTCGAGGAGATGACGGTCCGCCTGGCGGACCGCTCCGCCGGGCCTACCGCGCTGCCCGCTCTGCGCGCGGCCATCGACTGGAGCCACGGACTGTGCACCCCGGCCGAGCGGGCCCTGTGGAACCGCCTGTCGGTCTTCGCGGGCGGCTTCACCCTGGAGGCGGCCGAGGAGGTCTGCGGCGGCGACAGCGTCTCCCGCTGCGAGGTCGTCGACCTCCTCGACCGGCTCGTCTCCCAGTCCATCGTCCTCGTCGACGACGTCGACGGCACCTCCCGCTACCGCATGCTCGAAGCCCTCCGCGCCTACGGCCGCGAACACCTGAACAACCTCGGCGAACGCGACGAACTCCTCCGCCGCCACCGCGCCTTCTACCTCACCCTCGCCCGCCGCACCACCAGCGACTGGTTCGGCCCCGGCCAGGAGGAGGCCCTGTCCCACCTGCGCGCGGAACACGCGAACATCCTGGCGGCCCTGGAGCGGCCGACGGGCCCCGAGACGCGGGGGGAACGCCCGGCGGACAGCGGAACGGCCGCGCGGCGACCGGCGGGCCCTGAGGCGGACGGGGTGTGGTCGGCGGATTGCGAGTCGGCCGGGCGGCGGCTGCGCTCCGGGGTGGCTGTGGCACGGGCGGCGGGCTCTGGAGCGGCTGTTCGGGGGTCGGCGGGCCCTGAGGCGGACGGGGTGTGGTCGGCGGATTGCGAGTCGGCCGGGCGGCGGCTGGGCTCCGGGGTGGCCGTGGCACCGGCGGCGGACTCCGGGGCAGTCCAGGCGCGGACAGCGGGCGTCGAGGCGGCGACGCAGCTTCATCCGGCGGGCCCAGAGGTCGCCCAAGCGCACCCGGCGGACCCCGGGGCGGCCCAGGTGCGGCCGGTAGACCCCGAGGCGCCCCAGCCGCTACCGGTGGCCCCGGGAATGGACCCGCAGCACCACTCGGTGGACCCCGAGGTCACCCCAGCAGGCCCGGCGGATCCCGAAGCCGTCCCAACGGACCCGGCGGGCTCCTCTGGCGCCCAACCGCACCTGGCGGACACCCCGGCCGCGCCGACGGACCAGGCCGACCCCGAAGCCGCCCAGCCGCGCCCGGCCGACCCCTCCGCCCAAGCACGCCTCGCCCTCGCCGCGGCCCTCGGCTTCCACTGGTGCTGCAACGGCTTCGTGGGGGAAGGGCGTCGACGGCTCGACGAAGCCCTCGCCGACGCGCCCGAGCCCACCGAGGCGCGTGCAGCCGCTCTGTGGACCGCCGCCTGGGTGGCCCAGATGCAGGGTGACCTCGATACCGCGGACCGGCGTCTGGACGAGGCGGATGCGTTGGCCGTGCGGCTGGGGGGTCCGCTGCTGCGGGCGTACGTGCGGGGTGAGCGCGGCACGCTGGCGTTGTACCGGGGGCGCCCGCACGACGCCGTTCCGCTGTTCGAGAGCGCGGTGGCGGAGCAGTCGGCGTCGGAGGGGGAGCAGTCGGCGTTGCGGTGGCTGTTCCAGTTGTCCCTGGCGCACCTCTATCTCGGGGATCCCCGTTCGGCGGAGACGGCCCGGCGTGCGATCGCCACGGCCGAGGCGCACGGTGAACGTCTGACGCGCGCGTACGCGTTGTGGGTTCTCGGGTACGACGCCTGGCTGCGCGGCAGCCCGGAGGAGAGCACGGCCCTCACGCGCGCGTGCCTGGAGATCCACCAGGGCTTCCACGACCACGCGGGCGTCGCCATGGCCCTGGAGGTGCTGGCGTGGGGCACCGCGGCCCTCGGCGACCACCCGCGCGCGGCCCGCCTCCTCGGCGCACTGCGCCCGCTGGCCTGGGAACTCGGCCCCACCGCCGCAGGCCAGTTCGCCGAGCCCCACGCCCGCTGCGAGACCGCCATCCTCGACGCCCTCGGCCCCGACGCCTACGCCGAAGCCCTCGCCGAGGGCGGCCGGTACGACACCCCCCGCCGCGCCGTCGCCCTCGCCCTCGGCGCCCCGGACACCGGCCGCGCGCCGGTCACCCTGACCCGCAAGGAACGCGAGGTCGCCGCCTGTGTCGCCCGGGGCCTGACCACCCACCAGATCTGCACCGCCCTGGGCCGCTCGCCCCGCACCGTCGACGGCCACCTCAACAGCGTCCTCACCAAGCTCGGCTTCATCCGCCCGAGCCAGATCGCGGCCTGGTGGACGGCGACGGACCAGGCACACGTGCCGGAGCCCGACGCGTGA